One genomic region from Rothia dentocariosa ATCC 17931 encodes:
- a CDS encoding quinone-dependent dihydroorotate dehydrogenase has product MRLYPTFFKIFFAGMDPEKAHHIGFWGVQTLKNLGITRILKSYLQPNPSLRTTAMGLTFPSPFGLAAGFDKGGKGIAALAGLGFGHVEIGTITGQAQPGNPQPRLFRLIEDKAVINRMGFNNDGAAAAGPRVASARADLETEYRPEKRPIIGVNIGKTKIVELENAIEDYLISTRTLAPQADYLVVNVSSPNTPGLRTLQSIATLRPLLQAVREEANRVSPHRHVPLTVKIAPDLVDEDITAVARLAQELKLDGIIATNTTIAREGLGLHTTKEKINAIGAGGLSGEPLKTRSLEVLHLLKKEIGNKLALISVGGVTNAQDVQERLDAGADLVQGYTAFLYEGPLWAAHINRGLYKIRRSRQK; this is encoded by the coding sequence ATGCGACTATACCCAACCTTCTTCAAAATCTTCTTCGCAGGCATGGATCCCGAAAAAGCACACCACATCGGCTTCTGGGGAGTACAAACCCTTAAAAACCTAGGCATTACTCGCATCCTCAAAAGCTACCTTCAACCCAATCCCAGCCTCCGCACCACAGCCATGGGACTCACCTTCCCTTCACCCTTCGGACTAGCCGCAGGCTTCGACAAAGGCGGGAAAGGTATCGCAGCCCTTGCAGGACTAGGATTCGGACACGTCGAAATCGGCACCATCACCGGACAAGCACAACCTGGTAACCCACAACCACGTTTATTCCGCCTCATCGAAGATAAAGCAGTCATTAATCGTATGGGATTCAACAACGACGGTGCCGCAGCCGCAGGACCCCGAGTCGCATCAGCTCGTGCCGATCTAGAAACCGAATACCGTCCCGAGAAGCGCCCCATTATCGGCGTCAACATCGGAAAAACAAAGATTGTAGAACTAGAAAACGCCATAGAAGACTACCTAATCTCAACACGTACCCTAGCCCCACAAGCAGACTACCTCGTCGTCAACGTAAGCTCACCCAACACCCCAGGACTACGTACACTGCAATCCATCGCAACACTCCGCCCACTCCTACAAGCCGTACGAGAAGAAGCAAACCGAGTCTCACCCCACCGCCATGTGCCTCTCACCGTTAAAATTGCTCCAGACCTTGTAGACGAAGACATAACAGCTGTCGCTCGCCTAGCCCAAGAACTAAAGCTTGACGGGATCATCGCAACTAACACCACAATCGCACGCGAAGGCTTAGGACTCCACACCACCAAAGAAAAAATTAACGCTATAGGCGCAGGAGGACTCTCAGGAGAACCACTTAAAACCCGATCACTCGAAGTCCTACACCTCCTCAAGAAAGAAATAGGCAACAAACTAGCCCTCATCTCCGTCGGAGGAGTAACCAACGCCCAAGACGTACAAGAACGACTAGACGCAGGCGCAGACCTCGTCCAAGGATATACCGCCTTCCTCTACGAAGGCCCCTTATGGGCCGCCCACATCAACCGAGGACTCTACAAAATCCGTCGCTCGCGCCAAAAATAA
- a CDS encoding DUF3043 domain-containing protein: MFGRKKGKAPQEAAVEPEEEKQHEVPENSKFTPKKGRPTPSRKEQVAARRRPIVGADRGAAKTADREAAAELRARQREAMRTGDEKYLPIVDKGPQRRYIRDYIDARRNLGDIMLILLIVFLVASWVVSGFGVAAAPVYYGTMYGMYALMLLWVIDYWLMWRKLKQMVIAKFGEVQRGSGMYAFNRVMMIRRMRRPYPLVKYGEYPK, from the coding sequence GTGTTTGGTCGTAAAAAAGGTAAGGCTCCGCAGGAGGCTGCTGTCGAGCCTGAAGAAGAGAAACAGCATGAGGTTCCTGAGAACTCTAAGTTCACGCCGAAGAAAGGGCGTCCTACACCGTCTCGTAAAGAGCAGGTTGCGGCGCGAAGGAGGCCTATAGTCGGTGCTGATCGTGGCGCGGCGAAGACTGCTGATCGTGAGGCTGCTGCTGAGCTTAGGGCACGGCAGCGGGAGGCTATGCGTACTGGCGATGAGAAGTATCTGCCGATAGTGGATAAGGGGCCTCAGCGGCGGTACATTCGCGACTATATTGATGCTCGCCGGAATCTGGGCGATATAATGCTTATTTTGCTCATTGTTTTTCTTGTTGCGTCGTGGGTCGTGAGCGGTTTTGGCGTAGCTGCTGCTCCTGTCTACTACGGGACTATGTATGGCATGTATGCTCTGATGCTGTTGTGGGTTATTGATTACTGGTTGATGTGGCGCAAGCTTAAACAGATGGTTATTGCTAAGTTTGGCGAGGTACAGCGTGGTAGTGGTATGTATGCATTCAACCGTGTGATGATGATTCGCCGGATGCGGCGACCTTATCCTCTTGTTAAGTATGGGGAGTATCCAAAATAG
- a CDS encoding dipeptidase yields MANFPHKFPEHDALTEALEAHFDEYLTELKDLVSIPSIAWEAFDLAQVQRSAEAVYELAKRSGFQEIKILSASYHDETGETHQGMPAVIATKPAASGYPTILLYAHHDVQPPGDNTQWETDPFTAVQKGARLYGRGAADDKAGVIIHMAAFRLVSEVLGNDFNVGVKIFIEGEEEAGSPSFREFLAAYQKDLAADYIVVADSANWRAGVPALTTSLRGVASGDIEVRTGNHAVHSGIFGGPFLDAHTVLARLLGTLHDDEGAVVVEGLYRGEDPKVEYPEHEFRADSGILDQMSLAGYGSITSRLWQQPALSVIGMDIPSIAHSSNTLAVTSRARISVRLAPGDSPENAHKVLADHIKKHAPYNAQVSYTPVDSGLPFATDVEQDGAQITLSAMAQAWGISPVQTGMGGSIPFIADLKENFPDAQILVTGVEDPDTRAHSANESLYVPDFKRGILAEALILSALSRSK; encoded by the coding sequence ATGGCCAATTTTCCTCATAAATTCCCAGAACATGATGCGCTCACAGAGGCGCTTGAAGCCCATTTTGATGAATATCTTACTGAGCTGAAGGATCTAGTCTCTATCCCATCTATCGCGTGGGAAGCTTTTGATCTAGCTCAGGTCCAACGAAGCGCTGAAGCTGTGTACGAGCTTGCGAAACGGTCAGGCTTTCAAGAGATAAAAATCCTTTCTGCGTCGTACCACGATGAAACGGGGGAGACACATCAAGGTATGCCAGCGGTAATTGCCACTAAACCAGCTGCTTCAGGGTATCCCACAATCCTGTTATACGCTCACCATGATGTACAGCCTCCTGGCGATAACACGCAGTGGGAAACTGACCCGTTTACCGCAGTTCAGAAAGGCGCTCGCCTCTATGGCCGCGGTGCTGCAGACGATAAAGCAGGGGTTATCATCCATATGGCGGCTTTCCGTTTAGTATCGGAAGTATTAGGCAATGATTTCAATGTTGGCGTAAAGATCTTTATCGAAGGGGAAGAAGAAGCAGGGTCACCCTCTTTCCGCGAATTCCTAGCTGCCTACCAGAAGGACCTAGCCGCTGATTATATTGTGGTAGCAGATTCTGCCAACTGGCGAGCTGGAGTTCCGGCATTAACTACCTCATTACGTGGCGTAGCTAGCGGGGATATTGAAGTTCGAACTGGTAATCACGCAGTGCACTCTGGTATCTTTGGAGGTCCTTTTCTGGACGCACATACGGTATTAGCCCGTTTGCTGGGTACTCTTCATGATGACGAAGGTGCAGTTGTTGTAGAAGGTCTGTACCGTGGTGAAGACCCTAAAGTCGAATACCCTGAACATGAATTCCGCGCAGATTCTGGAATCTTAGACCAGATGTCTCTAGCAGGATATGGATCAATTACATCTCGGCTCTGGCAGCAACCTGCACTTTCCGTTATAGGTATGGATATTCCGTCAATTGCCCATTCTTCAAATACCCTTGCTGTTACTTCGCGGGCACGTATTAGTGTCCGTTTGGCTCCTGGTGATTCTCCCGAGAATGCGCACAAAGTTCTGGCAGACCATATAAAGAAGCATGCACCTTATAACGCGCAAGTTAGCTATACTCCTGTCGACTCAGGGTTACCCTTTGCCACAGATGTTGAGCAGGATGGAGCTCAAATCACCTTGTCAGCAATGGCTCAAGCTTGGGGCATATCTCCTGTGCAGACAGGCATGGGAGGCTCAATACCTTTTATAGCGGATTTGAAGGAGAACTTCCCCGATGCCCAGATTCTAGTAACTGGTGTTGAAGACCCAGATACCCGGGCACATAGCGCCAACGAATCGCTGTATGTACCTGATTTTAAACGAGGAATTTTAGCGGAGGCACTGATATTGAGTGCTCTCAGCAGGAGTAAGTAG
- a CDS encoding HesB/IscA family protein, with amino-acid sequence MTETVTELPTHGVNLTEVAQNKVRTLLEQEGRTDLRLRIAVQPGGCSGLIYQLYFDERVLDGDAVRDYDGVQVIVDKMSVPYLDGSTIDFEDTIEKQGFSIDNPNAAGSCACGDSFH; translated from the coding sequence ATGACTGAGACTGTAACTGAGCTACCAACACACGGGGTTAACCTTACTGAAGTTGCTCAGAATAAGGTACGTACTTTGCTCGAACAAGAAGGACGTACCGATTTGCGCCTCCGGATTGCTGTACAGCCCGGTGGCTGTTCCGGGCTAATCTATCAGCTCTACTTCGATGAGCGAGTACTTGATGGTGACGCAGTACGTGATTATGACGGTGTGCAGGTTATCGTAGATAAAATGAGTGTCCCTTATCTAGACGGCTCAACTATTGATTTTGAAGACACGATTGAGAAACAAGGATTCTCAATTGATAATCCGAACGCGGCAGGGTCATGTGCCTGTGGCGACTCCTTCCACTAG
- the coxB gene encoding cytochrome c oxidase subunit II, which yields MSSQYRTGSRRKRASLVGLGTTATLLMTGCSMDRAAVGWLPTKAGHPATDNAENLMHLWVGTWSAALVVGLITWGLMLWCIIAYRRRKNESGYPRQLSYHLPLEIFYTFVPVVLIVSMFTFSDRVERQVTGPKTGADRQVTVEVYGKQWAWDFNYTDENVHVTGVQAHLDGSPGKEAELPTLYLPVNSNVDVVLKSRDVIHSFWVPAFLEKRDTIPGMTNHIHITTKEIGDYKGKCAELCGEYHSEMLFNVKVVSQEDYDNYINSLKQNPENQGIAGDEYNRNPNQNATPRPANQ from the coding sequence GTGAGTTCGCAATATCGAACCGGCAGTCGTCGTAAGCGTGCAAGTCTTGTTGGCCTCGGGACTACAGCGACGCTGCTGATGACTGGTTGTTCAATGGATAGGGCAGCTGTAGGCTGGTTACCCACAAAAGCTGGGCATCCGGCTACTGATAATGCCGAGAACCTCATGCATCTCTGGGTAGGTACTTGGAGTGCAGCTCTTGTTGTCGGTCTTATTACTTGGGGTTTGATGCTATGGTGCATCATTGCTTACCGTAGGCGTAAGAACGAAAGTGGCTATCCTCGTCAGCTCAGCTATCACCTGCCTCTGGAAATTTTTTATACTTTCGTTCCAGTTGTCTTGATCGTCAGTATGTTTACGTTTTCAGACCGAGTCGAGCGTCAAGTAACTGGTCCTAAAACTGGTGCCGATCGACAGGTCACTGTTGAAGTATATGGCAAACAATGGGCCTGGGATTTCAACTACACAGATGAAAATGTGCATGTAACTGGTGTACAAGCTCACCTTGATGGCTCACCAGGTAAAGAAGCAGAACTTCCAACGCTTTATTTGCCCGTTAACTCAAATGTTGATGTAGTCCTCAAATCGCGTGATGTGATCCATTCGTTCTGGGTTCCGGCTTTCCTGGAGAAACGGGATACGATCCCTGGTATGACGAACCATATTCATATCACTACCAAAGAAATTGGTGATTATAAGGGTAAATGCGCTGAACTTTGCGGTGAGTACCACTCTGAGATGTTGTTTAATGTCAAGGTGGTCTCACAGGAAGACTACGACAACTACATCAATTCCCTTAAGCAAAATCCCGAGAATCAGGGTATCGCTGGGGACGAATACAACCGTAATCCCAACCAGAACGCGACTCCGCGTCCCGCTAACCAATAA
- the ctaD gene encoding cytochrome c oxidase subunit I, translating into MTTLEYSTESATAVAPRVVPKSKGRIFVNWITSTDHKTIGYMYLISAFIFFCMGGTMALLMRIELFEPGMQILQTKEQFNQLFTMHGTLMLLMFGTPLFTGLANVLIPLQIGAPDVAFPRLNALAFWFFLFGSLVAIAGFITPQGAASFGWFAYVPLNSTTYSPSVGGDLWVFGLALQGFGTIMGAVNFITTIVAMRAPGMTMWRMSVFTWATLITSILIIMIFPPLASALFALGMDRRFGGHIFDPENGGAVLWQHLFWFFGHPEVYVLALPFFGVTSEIIPVFSRKPIFGYKGLVTATIAIAGLSVTVWAHHMYVTGAIMLPFFSFMTMMIGVPTGVKFFNWIGTMWQGSITFETPLLWIYGFLVTFLFGGLTGIILATPPLDFHISDTYFVVAHFHYVIFGTIVFGMFGAFYFWWPKFTGKMLNERIGKIHFWLVFFGFHATFLIQHWVGVDGMPRRYADYLPEDGFTWMNQFSTVGSMILAVSMIPWFWNVYITARYAPKVEVDDPWGFGGSLEWATSCPPPRHNFTALPRIRSERPALDLHHPELSTNHDVAAAALAAQKGE; encoded by the coding sequence GTGACTACCCTCGAATATTCAACTGAGAGTGCAACGGCTGTTGCGCCGCGCGTGGTTCCTAAGTCCAAGGGACGCATCTTTGTCAATTGGATTACTTCCACGGACCACAAAACCATTGGGTACATGTACCTGATCTCTGCCTTCATCTTCTTCTGTATGGGCGGAACTATGGCTCTGCTGATGCGTATCGAGCTTTTTGAGCCCGGTATGCAGATCCTGCAGACGAAGGAGCAATTTAACCAGCTTTTTACGATGCACGGTACCCTTATGCTCCTCATGTTCGGCACCCCTTTGTTCACCGGTTTGGCGAACGTGCTTATCCCGCTCCAAATTGGTGCTCCCGATGTGGCATTCCCGCGCTTAAACGCATTGGCTTTTTGGTTCTTCCTTTTTGGGTCGCTAGTAGCGATTGCAGGTTTTATTACCCCGCAAGGTGCAGCCTCTTTCGGCTGGTTTGCATACGTCCCACTAAATAGCACTACTTATAGTCCGTCTGTCGGTGGTGATTTATGGGTCTTTGGTCTTGCTTTGCAGGGATTCGGCACAATTATGGGTGCGGTTAACTTCATTACTACAATTGTGGCAATGCGCGCCCCTGGCATGACTATGTGGCGTATGTCTGTGTTTACGTGGGCAACTCTGATTACTTCAATCTTGATTATTATGATCTTCCCGCCTCTGGCATCCGCTTTGTTTGCTCTAGGTATGGATCGCCGATTCGGAGGACATATTTTTGATCCGGAAAATGGGGGAGCGGTACTCTGGCAGCACTTGTTCTGGTTCTTCGGGCACCCTGAGGTGTATGTGCTTGCGCTACCTTTCTTCGGCGTGACTTCGGAGATTATCCCTGTATTCTCACGTAAACCCATTTTTGGTTACAAAGGTCTTGTTACAGCGACTATTGCTATTGCGGGCCTGTCTGTAACTGTGTGGGCGCACCATATGTACGTAACTGGAGCGATTATGCTTCCGTTCTTTTCGTTCATGACCATGATGATTGGTGTTCCAACCGGCGTGAAGTTTTTCAACTGGATTGGGACTATGTGGCAGGGGTCCATTACGTTTGAAACTCCGTTACTGTGGATCTATGGATTCTTAGTGACCTTCCTCTTTGGAGGTCTGACGGGTATTATCTTGGCTACTCCGCCTCTAGACTTCCATATCTCGGATACTTACTTCGTGGTTGCACACTTCCACTACGTGATTTTTGGAACCATTGTGTTTGGTATGTTTGGTGCATTCTACTTCTGGTGGCCAAAATTCACTGGCAAGATGCTCAACGAACGGATCGGTAAGATTCACTTCTGGCTGGTATTCTTCGGGTTCCACGCGACCTTCTTGATTCAGCACTGGGTTGGCGTTGATGGGATGCCTCGTCGATACGCTGACTATCTGCCCGAGGACGGTTTCACCTGGATGAACCAGTTCTCAACTGTTGGATCCATGATTCTTGCCGTTTCAATGATTCCCTGGTTCTGGAATGTTTACATTACTGCTCGGTATGCTCCGAAAGTCGAGGTAGACGATCCCTGGGGATTCGGTGGATCTCTCGAGTGGGCAACTTCTTGTCCTCCGCCCCGCCACAACTTTACTGCATTGCCTCGTATCCGTTCCGAACGCCCGGCTCTAGACCTACATCATCCCGAGCTTTCAACGAATCATGATGTTGCCGCTGCAGCTCTTGCAGCACAGAAGGGAGAGTAA
- a CDS encoding cytochrome c oxidase subunit 4 produces the protein MKVLGKVFLYLGIFFIPVGIIYGFMTNFDEWAGFPALLVTALMCFFLAFFLMFTDKKLGSQPMDNYTGEIAESAGEYGFYSPWSWWPFMIGLTCMIVVLGAAIAWWVLILALPIVAVAVIGWVYEYNRGDHAH, from the coding sequence GTGAAAGTTCTCGGGAAGGTCTTCCTGTACCTTGGTATATTCTTTATTCCTGTTGGAATTATTTATGGGTTTATGACCAATTTTGATGAGTGGGCCGGGTTTCCCGCGCTCCTCGTGACGGCGCTTATGTGCTTCTTCTTGGCTTTCTTCCTCATGTTTACTGATAAGAAGCTAGGAAGCCAGCCCATGGATAACTACACGGGTGAAATCGCTGAGAGTGCTGGTGAGTATGGGTTCTACTCACCATGGTCTTGGTGGCCGTTTATGATCGGTTTAACGTGCATGATTGTTGTTCTTGGGGCAGCGATTGCCTGGTGGGTACTAATTCTTGCGTTGCCTATCGTAGCAGTCGCCGTTATCGGGTGGGTATATGAATACAACCGCGGTGATCACGCGCACTAA
- a CDS encoding cytochrome b: MSTTTGYEYKPKSNAGRIANFVDTRVGMSGVVKEFGRKIFPDHWSFMFGEVALYSFVVLLISGTFLTFWFNPSTAAVTYDGSYVPMKGTEMSVAFASTLDISFDIRGGLLIRQIHHWAALMFMLAICIHMLRVFFTGAFRRPRELNWVVGCVLFVTGIMAGFTGYSLPDDVLSGNGLRIVDGIMVAVPLVGTYLSLFFFGGEFPGEHIISRLYSLHIMIIPAVLLLCVGLHMFMVVLHKHTQYPGPGRTNNNVVGFPVGPVYAAKAGGFFFIVFGIIAFLASTFTINAIWNYGPYDPSPVQAGTQPDWYVGFGDGALRLWPGVWPWSWEWQFGGTWVLNVLLPFALAGVLMGFLFTWPWIERWVTKDNRVHNILDRPRNAPFRTGAGVAGIIYYSVLMIAASSDLIATHFHVSLNDVAYVLRALFFLGPILGFEITRRICLSLQRKDRELVLHGIETGQVVQLPHGEFIEVHKPLDEYRRYKLVSFDSPDVIPARPNAKGKVTMLEKARGTLSKLFFTDRVLPVTPTELEEAHHEHNEAQRIEGASSNSPEIKG; this comes from the coding sequence ATGTCTACAACAACTGGCTACGAGTACAAACCTAAAAGCAACGCTGGGCGTATCGCGAATTTTGTTGATACGCGTGTTGGCATGTCTGGGGTTGTTAAAGAATTTGGCCGAAAAATCTTTCCAGATCACTGGTCCTTTATGTTCGGTGAGGTGGCTCTATACAGCTTTGTAGTGCTCCTTATTTCAGGAACTTTTTTAACATTCTGGTTTAACCCATCAACCGCTGCAGTTACCTATGACGGTTCATATGTACCCATGAAGGGTACAGAAATGTCTGTTGCGTTTGCGTCTACTTTAGATATCTCTTTTGATATTCGCGGAGGCCTGTTGATCCGTCAGATTCACCACTGGGCGGCTCTCATGTTTATGTTGGCCATCTGTATCCACATGCTTCGTGTCTTCTTTACAGGGGCTTTCCGTCGTCCACGTGAGCTGAATTGGGTTGTAGGTTGCGTCCTCTTTGTCACGGGTATTATGGCGGGCTTTACTGGGTATTCCCTCCCCGATGATGTGCTCTCTGGTAACGGTTTGCGAATTGTCGATGGCATTATGGTCGCAGTTCCGCTCGTAGGTACATACCTCTCGCTTTTCTTCTTCGGAGGCGAGTTCCCAGGTGAACACATTATTAGCCGCCTATACAGCCTGCATATTATGATCATTCCGGCAGTTCTGTTGTTGTGCGTTGGACTGCATATGTTCATGGTTGTCCTGCATAAACACACCCAATATCCAGGGCCAGGTCGTACCAACAATAACGTTGTTGGTTTTCCTGTAGGTCCGGTTTATGCTGCAAAAGCAGGCGGTTTCTTCTTCATAGTTTTCGGTATCATCGCTTTCTTAGCTTCCACCTTCACTATTAACGCAATATGGAACTATGGTCCCTACGATCCATCTCCAGTTCAAGCAGGTACTCAGCCTGACTGGTACGTAGGCTTTGGTGACGGTGCATTACGTCTATGGCCTGGTGTTTGGCCATGGTCATGGGAATGGCAATTCGGTGGAACATGGGTTCTAAATGTCCTACTGCCTTTTGCACTCGCAGGCGTCTTGATGGGATTCTTATTCACGTGGCCTTGGATCGAACGTTGGGTCACCAAAGATAATCGGGTTCATAATATTCTTGATCGCCCGCGTAACGCTCCATTCCGTACAGGCGCCGGTGTTGCCGGTATCATCTACTACTCAGTTTTGATGATCGCGGCATCTTCTGATTTGATCGCAACACATTTCCACGTCTCGCTAAATGATGTAGCTTATGTATTGCGTGCGCTCTTCTTCCTTGGACCCATCCTTGGTTTCGAGATTACCCGAAGGATTTGCCTCTCCTTGCAGCGTAAAGATCGTGAGCTAGTGCTTCATGGCATCGAAACTGGTCAAGTGGTGCAACTCCCCCATGGTGAGTTTATTGAGGTGCACAAGCCTCTTGACGAGTATCGTCGGTACAAGCTAGTTAGTTTCGATTCACCAGATGTAATACCTGCACGCCCCAATGCTAAGGGGAAGGTTACAATGCTTGAGAAAGCACGAGGCACCTTATCGAAGTTGTTCTTTACTGATCGTGTTCTTCCTGTAACTCCTACTGAGCTAGAAGAAGCTCATCATGAACATAATGAAGCTCAAAGGATTGAGGGCGCTTCCTCTAATAGCCCCGAGATTAAGGGCTAA
- a CDS encoding ubiquinol-cytochrome c reductase iron-sulfur subunit translates to MGNHRDGQDAQSVTVVTSSEDSKEQFQNPGLPPHRPRLTDVDSKRAKGAERQVILLFVLSMLGSLLFWVAYFGISVEGNFFDVNNTEPTSKLQLQNLLLGLGIAFAMFGIGIGVVHWARTLMPDHELVEERHDLRPEEDRAEAEEIIETIIDESGIKRRPLLRNTLIGSVILAPLTFITFLRDLGPNDPAVLKHTMWDQGVRLVRDPSGTPIKASDVTIGSAYHVLPETITSLSHENGYLEEKAKAVVLLMRLDPNEMKISEERKNWHVDGIVAYSKVCTHVGCPIALYEQRTHHLLCPCHQSTFDAADECKVVFGPAGHALPQLPITVDDNGYLVAQSDFHEPVGPAYWERGQHVEEMRAEREKEAK, encoded by the coding sequence ATGGGAAACCATCGTGACGGTCAAGACGCTCAGAGCGTTACCGTAGTTACCTCTTCAGAGGATTCAAAGGAGCAGTTTCAGAATCCTGGGCTGCCCCCACATCGTCCACGTCTGACAGATGTGGATTCGAAGCGTGCTAAAGGTGCTGAGCGCCAAGTTATTCTACTCTTTGTACTATCAATGCTCGGCTCTTTGTTATTCTGGGTCGCGTATTTCGGTATATCAGTTGAAGGTAACTTCTTTGATGTAAACAATACGGAGCCTACCAGTAAACTGCAGCTGCAGAACCTCTTGCTTGGTTTAGGTATAGCATTCGCTATGTTCGGCATTGGTATTGGAGTTGTTCATTGGGCACGTACGCTTATGCCTGACCATGAACTCGTTGAGGAGCGGCACGATTTGCGTCCTGAAGAGGATCGCGCCGAGGCAGAAGAAATCATCGAAACTATTATTGATGAGTCAGGTATTAAACGCCGTCCTCTCCTGCGCAATACTCTCATTGGCTCAGTTATTCTGGCTCCGTTAACTTTTATTACGTTCCTGCGCGATCTGGGGCCGAATGATCCTGCCGTTCTTAAACACACGATGTGGGATCAGGGTGTCCGTCTTGTACGCGACCCTTCTGGGACTCCGATTAAAGCTTCTGACGTTACGATCGGATCCGCTTATCACGTTCTGCCGGAGACCATCACGTCCCTCAGCCATGAAAATGGCTATCTAGAGGAAAAAGCTAAAGCAGTTGTCTTGTTGATGCGTCTTGACCCCAATGAGATGAAGATTTCGGAAGAACGTAAAAACTGGCACGTTGACGGTATAGTCGCTTATTCGAAGGTCTGTACACACGTTGGATGTCCCATCGCGCTGTACGAGCAGCGAACGCACCATCTGCTGTGCCCGTGCCATCAGTCTACTTTTGATGCGGCAGATGAATGCAAGGTTGTATTCGGTCCTGCAGGTCACGCACTCCCACAGTTGCCGATTACAGTCGATGATAATGGTTATCTTGTGGCTCAGAGTGACTTCCATGAGCCAGTTGGTCCCGCGTATTGGGAACGCGGTCAGCACGTCGAAGAAATGCGTGCAGAGCGTGAGAAGGAGGCGAAATAA
- a CDS encoding cytochrome c oxidase subunit 3, producing MTTVTNNPSRPAHPALNRPNTVAIGTVVWLASELMFFAGLFAMYFTLKASRPDIWADNVHILNVPFAFINTIVLVLSSVTCQMGVFAAEQLKPRRSGSLLNIKAWGMAEWFVLTFIMGAIFVCGQAYEYATLVSEGVTIASSAYGSAFYITTGFHALHVTAGLVAFLLIIGRAFVAKRFGHYEATSAIVVSYYWHFVDVVWLALFAVVYFVK from the coding sequence GTGACAACTGTAACCAATAACCCCAGCAGGCCGGCACATCCGGCTCTTAACCGACCCAACACGGTCGCCATTGGTACCGTCGTGTGGTTGGCATCAGAGCTGATGTTCTTTGCCGGGCTTTTTGCTATGTACTTCACCCTTAAGGCATCACGTCCTGACATTTGGGCTGATAATGTACATATCCTTAACGTTCCCTTCGCTTTTATCAACACAATCGTTCTTGTGCTGAGTTCTGTGACATGCCAGATGGGCGTATTTGCCGCAGAACAGCTCAAACCACGCCGCTCCGGTTCTTTGCTGAATATTAAGGCATGGGGCATGGCTGAATGGTTTGTGTTGACTTTCATCATGGGCGCAATCTTCGTCTGCGGTCAGGCTTATGAGTACGCAACCTTGGTTTCAGAAGGCGTAACCATTGCATCTAGCGCTTACGGATCCGCTTTCTACATCACAACAGGGTTCCATGCGTTACACGTGACAGCTGGTCTAGTAGCTTTCCTCCTGATCATTGGTCGCGCATTTGTCGCTAAGCGATTTGGTCATTACGAAGCAACTAGTGCAATCGTTGTCTCGTACTACTGGCACTTTGTAGATGTCGTGTGGCTCGCTCTATTTGCCGTAGTGTACTTCGTCAAATAA